A genomic window from Streptomyces sp. HUAS YS2 includes:
- a CDS encoding thiolase family protein, producing the protein MPRTVRDVVFVDGVRTPFGKAGPKGIYHETRADDLVVKAIRELLRRNPDLDPKKIDEVAIAATTQIGDQGLTLGRTAGILAGLPQSVPGYSIDRMCAGALTAVTSVAGSIAFGAYDAVIAGGVEHMGRHPMGEGVDPNPRFVSEKLVDESALFMGMTAENLHDRYPTITKQRADEYAVRSQEKAAKAYADNKIQPDLVPISVRRTNAEAGETGWGLVTADEPMRPGTTLESLANLKTPFRVHGKVTAGNAAGLNDGATASIIASEDFARANNLPVKMRLVSYAFAGVEPEVMGYGPIPATEKALAQAGLSIEDIGLFEINEAFAVQVLAFLEHYGIADDDARVNQYGGAIAYGHPLASSGVRLMTQLARQFEENPQVRYGLNTMCVGFGMGATVIWENPHWEGK; encoded by the coding sequence GTGCCTCGTACCGTCAGGGACGTCGTCTTCGTCGACGGCGTCCGCACCCCGTTCGGCAAGGCGGGCCCGAAGGGCATCTACCACGAGACCCGCGCCGACGATCTCGTCGTGAAGGCCATCCGGGAGCTGCTGCGCCGCAACCCGGACCTCGACCCCAAGAAGATCGACGAGGTCGCCATCGCCGCGACCACGCAGATCGGCGACCAGGGTCTGACCCTCGGCCGCACCGCCGGCATCCTCGCCGGCCTCCCGCAGTCGGTCCCGGGCTACTCGATCGACCGCATGTGCGCCGGCGCGCTGACCGCCGTCACCTCGGTCGCCGGCTCCATCGCCTTCGGCGCGTACGACGCCGTCATCGCCGGCGGTGTCGAGCACATGGGTCGTCACCCCATGGGCGAGGGCGTCGACCCCAACCCGCGCTTCGTGTCGGAGAAGCTCGTCGACGAGTCCGCCCTGTTCATGGGCATGACCGCCGAGAACCTGCACGACCGCTACCCGACCATCACCAAGCAGCGCGCCGACGAGTACGCCGTGCGCTCGCAGGAGAAGGCCGCCAAGGCGTACGCGGACAACAAGATCCAGCCCGACCTGGTGCCGATCTCCGTCCGCCGCACCAACGCCGAGGCCGGCGAGACCGGCTGGGGCCTGGTCACCGCCGACGAGCCGATGCGTCCGGGCACCACCCTGGAGTCGCTGGCCAACCTGAAGACGCCGTTCCGCGTCCACGGCAAGGTCACCGCCGGTAACGCGGCCGGTCTCAACGACGGCGCCACCGCCTCGATCATCGCCTCCGAGGACTTCGCCCGCGCGAACAACCTCCCGGTGAAGATGCGCCTCGTCTCGTACGCCTTCGCCGGCGTCGAGCCCGAGGTCATGGGCTACGGCCCGATCCCGGCGACCGAGAAGGCGCTGGCCCAGGCCGGCCTCTCGATCGAGGACATCGGCCTCTTCGAGATCAACGAGGCCTTCGCGGTCCAGGTCCTGGCGTTCCTCGAGCACTACGGCATCGCCGACGACGACGCCCGCGTCAACCAGTACGGTGGCGCGATCGCCTACGGTCACCCGCTGGCCTCCTCCGGCGTGCGTCTGATGACGCAGCTGGCCCGCCAGTTCGAGGAGAACCCGCAGGTCCGCTACGGCCTCAACACCATGTGCGTCGGCTTCGGCATGGGCGCGACGGTCATCTGGGAGAACCCCCACTGGGAGGGCAAGTGA